The following are encoded together in the Lathyrus oleraceus cultivar Zhongwan6 chromosome 3, CAAS_Psat_ZW6_1.0, whole genome shotgun sequence genome:
- the LOC127128657 gene encoding phenolic glucoside malonyltransferase 1, with protein sequence MTKIIEIFNVSPSSPQELPSEASLPLTFFDILWLRLPPVQRIFFYEFPHQPSLFFNTFLPKLKQSLSLALFHFYPLLGHLIWPIDSHKPIIKYTKGNTLSLTLAESDADFNLLSGNNFCEATQVHHLLSSLSISHDQASVLALQVTLFPNTGFSIGVTSHHAVLDGKSSTSFIKSWAYLCRSLEIGDSEPKSKSESESPLLLPHEFYPFYDRKVIKDPNGFEAKYLSDWLKHGGTNNRSLKVWDLEVPEDSVRGLFQLSRLDIEKLKQFIVSRQKGLRNENKNLHLSTFVVSLAYACICRVKADESENKTVKIAFSVDCRNRLTWPIPATYFGNCIGARLAAVGTSELLGENGLTVAVKVLSEALETLKDGVLKGAENWSSWLLDGVVNADVKTYGTAGSPKFEVYSTDFGCGKPKKVEVVSIDRTGAISISDCRNGDGVEIGFVSKKKAMETFASLFVKGIAS encoded by the coding sequence ATGACAAAAATCATAGAAATTTTCAATGTATCACCATCTTCACCACAAGAACTTCCTTCAGAAGCTTCACTTCCTCTTACATTCTTTGACATACTATGGTTAAGATTACCACCTGTTCAAAGAATTTTCTTTTATGAATTTCCACACCAACCTTCACTTTTCTTCAACACTTTTCTTCCTAAACTCAAACAATCTCTTTCTCTTGCACTTTTCCACTTTTATCCTCTTTTGGgtcatctcatttggcctattGATTCTCACAAACCAATCATCAAGTACACCAAAGGCAACACTCTTTCACTCACACTTGCTGAATCTGATGCTGATTTCAATCTTCTATCTGGTAATAATTTCTGTGAAGCTACACAAGTTCATCATCTTTTATCTAGTTTGAGTATTTCACATGACCAAGCTTCTGTTCTTGCTCTTCAAGTTACTCTTTTTCCAAACACTGGTTTTTCAATTGGTGTCACTTCACATCATGCTGTTTTAGATGGTAAAAGTTCAACTTCTTTTATCAAATCTTGGGCTTATCTATGTAGAAGCCTTGAAATTGGTGATTCTGAACCAAAAtcaaaatcagaatcagaatcacCCCTTTTGTTGCCACATGAATTTTATCCTTTTTATGATAGAAAAGTAATCAAGGATCCTAATGGATTTGAGGCAAAATATTTGAGTGATTGGTTAAAGCATGGTGGAACAAACAACAGAAGCTTAAAGGTTTGGGATCTTGAAGTTCCAGAAGACTCAGTTAGAGGGTTATTTCAATTATCTCGTTTGGATATTGAAAAACTTAAACAATTTATAGTGTCAAGACAAAAGGGTCTTAGGAATGAGAATAAAAATCTTCATTTGTCAACTTTTGTGGTATCTCTTGCATATGCATGTATATGCAGAGTGAAAGCAGACGAAAGCGAGAACAAAACTGTTAAAATTGCTTTCAGTGTCGATTGCAGGAACCGTTTAACTTGGCCTATTCCTGCAACATATTTTGGAAATTGCATTGGAGCAAGACTTGCAGCTGTTGGAACAAGTGAGTTATTGGGAGAAAATGGACTAACTGTGGCTGTTAAAGTTTTAAGTGAAGCTTTGGAAACTCTAAAAGATGGAGTGTTAAAAGGAGCTGAAAATTGGTCTTCTTGGTTACTTGATGGTGTTGTCAATGCTGATGTTAAAACATATGGTACTGCTGGTTCACCTAAATTTGAGGTTTATAGCACTGATTTCGGTTGCGGAAAACCAAAGAAAGTTGAAGTGGTTTCTATTGATAGAACTGGTGCGATTTCTATTTCTGATTGTAGAAATGGTGATGGTGTTGAGATAGGTTTTGTGTCTAAGAAAAAGGCAATGGAAACTTTTGCTTCTCTCTTTGTCAAAGGGATTGCATCTTGA
- the LOC127131971 gene encoding uncharacterized protein LOC127131971 — MFEIYVGENLGCYIVVSERKMNGRNDAFIATTLQAVFRGEFLRKYLPKVVRGKTEIEFLEQKKGNLSVTEYAAIFVELTKFCPHYSEATTESSKCLKVENGLRLEIKQAIGYQQIRRFPELVNNYRIYEDNSKARSAHYKGLSERRGKNNMSCGKPCSALVDKGKWSAAASKRPSGGGSPTPLNCYRCGEIGSSCQLMQE, encoded by the exons ATGTTTGAAATTTACGTGGGGGAAAATTTAGGatgttacatagtggtatcagagcgg AAAATGAATGGAAGAAACGACGCTTTTATTGCTACTACTTTGCAG GCTGTGTTCCGCGGGGAATTTCTGAGAAAGTACCTTCCTAAGGTTGTTCGTGGGAAGACGGAGATTGAGTTTTTAGAGCAAAAGAAGGGTAACTtgtcggttactgagtatgctgccATATTTGTGGAACTTACTAAGTTTTGCCCTCATTACAGTGAGGCTACTACTGAGTCCTCAAAGTGTCTGAAAGTCGAGAATGGTTTGCGTCTTGAAattaagcaggctattggataccaacAGATCAGGAGGTTTCCAGAGTTGGTGAACAACTATAGAATTTATGAGGATAATAGTAAGGCTCGGTCGGCTCACTACAAGGGGTTGAGCGAGAGAAGAGGAAAGAATAATATGAGTTGTGGGAAGCCATGTAGTGCTCTAGTTGATAAAGGTAAGTGGAGCGCTGCTGCTAGTAAGAGGCCAAGTGGGGGAGGTTCCCCTACTCCTCTGAATTGCTATAGGTGCGGTGAAATTGGATCATCGTGTCAGCTAATGCAAGAGTGA